A window from Pseudomonas campi encodes these proteins:
- a CDS encoding ABC transporter permease, with protein MNYKEILLYGVYSDLRTEVARRFLGFLWWVIEPIMYMATFYLVFGLALRQGGPEYVPFLLTGMVAWKWFDGSVRQASVAITMNAGLIQQIYVPKSLFPLIQIFSNTFKFLIVLLLLLAFVLFLGKKPSLHWFALIPVIFTQLYLIIAFGLLLAALIPFAHDLKQVVDNALMLMMFLSGIFFSADRLPESVRWLFELNPMVLMIDAYRTVLLNNQWPDAKHLLYVVAIATPPLVFALLFIRKNERRYPKLML; from the coding sequence ATGAACTACAAGGAAATCCTGCTTTACGGGGTGTACAGCGACCTCCGTACAGAAGTGGCCCGACGCTTCCTCGGCTTTCTCTGGTGGGTCATCGAACCCATCATGTATATGGCTACCTTCTACTTGGTTTTCGGCCTTGCTCTGCGCCAGGGAGGCCCGGAATATGTACCGTTCCTGCTCACCGGCATGGTGGCCTGGAAGTGGTTCGACGGCTCGGTACGCCAGGCCAGTGTGGCAATCACAATGAATGCCGGCCTCATTCAGCAGATTTACGTTCCTAAAAGCCTCTTTCCGCTAATCCAGATTTTCAGCAACACCTTCAAATTCCTCATCGTTCTGCTATTGCTGCTGGCCTTCGTGCTATTCCTTGGCAAGAAGCCATCGCTGCACTGGTTTGCGCTGATACCGGTCATTTTCACCCAGCTGTACCTGATCATTGCTTTTGGCTTGCTGCTGGCGGCTCTCATCCCCTTCGCCCACGACCTCAAGCAAGTAGTCGACAACGCCCTGATGCTGATGATGTTTCTTTCTGGCATCTTCTTCAGCGCAGACAGGCTTCCAGAGTCAGTACGCTGGCTGTTCGAGTTAAATCCCATGGTCCTGATGATCGATGCCTATCGCACCGTGCTGCTTAATAATCAGTGGCCAGATGCCAAGCATCTTCTATACGTAGTGGCGATTGCCACTCCTCCCCTGGTGTTCGCCCTGCTGTTCATCCGCAAGAATGAACGGCGCTATCCAAAGCTGATGCTCTGA
- a CDS encoding sulfotransferase family protein, protein MVVGMHRSGTSFLTGSLQQAGLELGNISAWNPHNLKGNRENLEIVAFNDEVLAARGFAWDNPPDAPVMWTEAEYARARQLIVYYDGVARWGFKDPRTLLLVEGWQHLLPELRFVGIFRHPTAVAQSLAARGEMPQEQAFALWLAYNKRLLKLYRQTKFPLLCFDEDEAVLHRKLDVVLDELGLEPSPERFFSADLKHHKQVRQPLPAELQKLYRELCRCAR, encoded by the coding sequence ATGGTGGTGGGGATGCACCGCAGTGGCACTAGCTTTTTGACAGGTTCCTTGCAGCAGGCGGGTCTCGAACTCGGCAATATCAGCGCGTGGAATCCGCACAACCTTAAGGGCAACCGGGAGAACCTGGAGATCGTCGCATTCAATGACGAGGTTCTGGCAGCCCGCGGATTTGCCTGGGATAACCCGCCAGATGCTCCGGTGATGTGGACCGAGGCGGAGTACGCCAGGGCGCGTCAATTGATTGTCTATTACGATGGTGTGGCCCGCTGGGGCTTCAAGGACCCACGCACCCTGTTGCTGGTCGAGGGCTGGCAGCATCTGCTTCCTGAATTGCGTTTCGTTGGAATCTTCCGTCACCCTACGGCGGTTGCCCAATCTCTTGCTGCGCGCGGCGAGATGCCGCAGGAGCAGGCATTCGCCCTTTGGCTGGCCTATAACAAGCGGCTTTTGAAATTGTACCGGCAGACCAAGTTTCCTCTGTTGTGCTTCGACGAGGACGAGGCGGTGTTGCACCGCAAGCTGGATGTCGTATTGGACGAGCTGGGGCTCGAGCCTTCGCCGGAGCGGTTCTTCAGTGCTGATCTGAAACATCACAAGCAGGTGCGCCAGCCGCTTCCTGCCGAGTTACAGAAGCTTTATCGCGAACTGTGCCGTTGTGCGCGCTGA
- a CDS encoding ABC transporter ATP-binding protein, with protein MSEKIIFEAKNAGISYRQRAGVLRYDNYWALKDVSFTLHAGETLGVIGSNGAGKSTLLRMIAGIIEPDSGQVWRQPNTSASLLALNVGFKPELSGRENAILSGLLLGMSVQQIKSQIDAIHQFSGLGDFFERAVGTYSTGMRARLGFAVAIQADPDILLIDEVLGVGDQNFKTKSHAAMREKIDSNKTVVLVSHSMDAIKSLCDRVLWLHEGRSIICDDTDYVTDGYLESARMALADERVKKSTGTVAAL; from the coding sequence ATGAGTGAAAAGATCATCTTCGAAGCCAAAAACGCCGGCATCTCCTATCGCCAACGCGCGGGCGTGCTGCGCTATGACAACTACTGGGCACTGAAAGATGTGAGTTTCACCCTGCACGCGGGTGAAACGCTGGGGGTCATTGGCTCCAATGGCGCCGGGAAAAGCACACTACTGCGGATGATTGCTGGCATCATCGAGCCGGACAGTGGACAGGTGTGGCGGCAACCCAATACCAGTGCCAGCCTGCTGGCGTTGAATGTCGGTTTCAAGCCGGAGCTGTCGGGGCGCGAAAATGCAATTCTCAGCGGCCTGTTGCTCGGCATGAGCGTGCAGCAGATCAAGTCACAGATCGACGCTATACACCAGTTCAGCGGTTTGGGTGACTTCTTTGAGCGCGCAGTAGGCACCTACTCAACCGGTATGCGCGCACGCCTGGGCTTTGCCGTGGCCATTCAAGCTGACCCAGACATCCTGCTGATCGATGAGGTACTGGGCGTGGGCGATCAGAACTTCAAGACAAAATCTCACGCCGCAATGAGAGAGAAGATTGACTCGAATAAAACCGTCGTTCTGGTTTCTCACAGCATGGATGCCATCAAGTCGCTCTGCGATCGAGTCCTCTGGCTCCATGAAGGCCGCAGCATCATCTGCGATGACACTGATTACGTTACCGATGGATACCTGGAATCTGCCCGTATGGCCCTCGCGGATGAGCGGGTAAAGAAAAGCACTGGCACCGTCGCAGCACTCTGA
- a CDS encoding acyltransferase family protein has product MSGALGVAGLRQPGQFIPELESLRGWAILLVVAFHYFGIMTGGTEPLASDSPAWLRVVASGNTGVTLFFVLSGFLLSQPFIASLRGGRSVDIKRFYIARVLRIVPLYYLFVVLAWWSTGNTMGALQAFAFIHVGFSLFPFSVSWWSLCTEMQFYLLLPWLMLLLHFRYGRWLLGLGLLTWGVAHIYYFQQPRWLANPQNWVLQASVFGRGLAFLVGAACASLYASSYFHHLVRRQWLVWGILLVLLWALYQLLSLHAQLGIMVAPKSLPMYHNIEALLWGGLLLCCVAWRSSLRVVLVNRLLNHFGMLSYSIYLLHVPIQFYAVTWFKAQSNSPLPLDGQLGNVLLVGFSFALIWGLSFVLYHWFERPMLQLKSRLSTYTERRDGQRENLPV; this is encoded by the coding sequence GTGAGCGGGGCGCTGGGTGTGGCTGGCCTTCGTCAGCCTGGCCAATTCATTCCGGAGCTGGAGTCGCTGCGTGGCTGGGCGATTCTTCTGGTGGTCGCCTTTCATTACTTTGGCATCATGACTGGTGGAACCGAGCCGTTGGCGAGCGACTCGCCAGCTTGGTTGCGCGTTGTGGCGTCAGGTAATACCGGTGTCACCCTGTTCTTCGTGCTTAGCGGTTTCTTGCTGAGTCAGCCGTTCATTGCCTCACTGCGTGGCGGGCGCTCAGTCGATATTAAGCGATTTTATATCGCCAGGGTATTGAGGATAGTGCCCCTCTATTATCTGTTTGTCGTCCTTGCCTGGTGGTCGACAGGTAATACGATGGGCGCTTTGCAGGCATTCGCCTTTATCCACGTCGGTTTTTCGCTGTTTCCGTTCAGCGTATCGTGGTGGTCGTTGTGTACGGAAATGCAGTTTTATCTTTTGTTACCTTGGCTGATGCTGTTATTGCACTTCCGCTATGGGCGATGGTTGCTTGGGCTGGGGTTGCTCACTTGGGGCGTGGCCCACATTTACTATTTTCAGCAGCCGCGTTGGCTAGCCAACCCGCAAAACTGGGTTCTGCAGGCATCAGTATTTGGCCGCGGTTTGGCGTTTCTGGTTGGTGCCGCTTGCGCGAGCCTGTATGCCTCGTCGTACTTCCATCATCTGGTTCGCCGACAATGGCTGGTGTGGGGGATTTTACTGGTTCTTCTGTGGGCTCTATACCAACTGCTTAGTCTGCATGCGCAGCTGGGAATAATGGTTGCACCGAAGAGCCTGCCTATGTATCACAACATTGAAGCGCTGCTGTGGGGTGGGCTTCTGCTTTGTTGTGTGGCTTGGCGGTCGTCGCTCAGAGTGGTTCTGGTCAATCGCCTGTTGAATCATTTTGGTATGTTGTCCTACTCGATCTACCTGCTGCATGTGCCTATTCAGTTCTACGCGGTCACTTGGTTCAAGGCGCAGTCAAACAGCCCACTTCCACTCGATGGGCAGTTGGGCAATGTGCTGTTGGTTGGTTTCAGCTTCGCGCTGATATGGGGGTTGTCTTTCGTGCTCTACCACTGGTTTGAGCGGCCCATGCTGCAGCTGAAATCGAGATTGTCTACCTACACCGAGCGGCGGGATGGGCAGCGCGAGAATTTGCCGGTCTAG
- a CDS encoding glycosyltransferase, with the protein MSTERKKILVVLGMHRSGTSALTRGLQVLRVSLGDNLMPAFEGNNSKGFWEDLEIVALNDALLAELGMNWHSLGSLQREHDWAGLLGHPLAAQAEAYLQAQTEQYPLLGLKDPRMTRLLPFWLEIFRRCSVEPIFLISSRDPISVSRSLEKRDDFLPGKSYFLWLEHVLPALLNTTGYRRLVVDFDKLLEQPTRELKRIARLAGLQQPADAELKIYQESFLESGLRHYQHTPNDLKADPNLAREIARTHQLLLQLATDEVEPETPAVRTQLQETATWLDTLGSTYRLVTEQNARIALANEHLDKLQKENAHLHHVTKALAETQQALVDTQQALVDTQQELHDLSRAIEAIRQSASWRLTRPIRAITSKARQSGQRLRGSARLMAKRLYHRLPVELREPSLRLAYRYFGIFFRGMGHYETWRMAWSPGQTKPFSFIYKRAGLESTGRYQLEQTAYPVYCYLPPRRTHAVDKTLAEFSSKPLISIITPVYGIEPHYLQALISSVEQQWYPYWELILVEDAGPNSATRDFLAKLNDPRIKVTLCKKNGGISVASNIALGLANGEYVAFLDHDDELTPDALFELVSAINHHNPDFIYSDEDKIDDAGNYSQPFFKPDWSPDALMSIMYTCHLACMRKSLVEELGGLRSCFDGAQDYDLALRLTERTQRIHHIPKVLYHWRTLPSSTASGLDAKPYASDAMRRLKEEALVRRGLKGSVEDVAEMPSQCRVNYLPVGTPLVSIIIPSRDNTTILQRCVNSLLQQTRYGRFEIILIDNDSATPEASLYFDQIVQDSRVTVRRYPHPFNYSAINNFGVREAKGDYLLFLNDDTETLAPDWLERMLGFAQLDHIGAVGAKLLFPKSNSIQHCGVLNLAAGPGHAFYNAPADAPIYFGRNILEWNWLAATGACLLVKRSKFEAIGGFDESFPVAYNDIDLCWRLHDHGLKNLVCNAARLIHHESVSRGVDDEDPLKLKRLAQERRRLYQKHPGYFMHDPYFNPNLHGSSVNFLAQNF; encoded by the coding sequence ATGAGTACTGAGCGCAAAAAAATTTTAGTTGTTCTGGGCATGCACCGCAGCGGCACCAGTGCTCTCACCCGAGGTCTTCAGGTGCTGAGGGTATCGCTGGGTGACAATCTGATGCCAGCCTTCGAAGGCAATAACAGTAAGGGTTTCTGGGAGGACCTGGAGATCGTTGCCCTCAACGACGCACTTCTCGCCGAACTAGGGATGAACTGGCATAGCCTGGGCTCTCTCCAACGGGAGCATGACTGGGCGGGCTTACTGGGGCACCCATTGGCCGCTCAGGCAGAAGCCTATTTGCAAGCCCAAACCGAGCAGTACCCGCTGCTCGGCCTAAAAGACCCCAGAATGACTCGCCTACTACCTTTCTGGCTGGAGATATTCAGACGCTGCAGTGTTGAACCAATCTTTCTGATCAGCAGCCGCGATCCTATTAGCGTTTCTCGCTCACTGGAAAAACGCGACGACTTCCTGCCTGGGAAAAGCTACTTCCTATGGCTAGAACATGTTCTTCCCGCCTTACTGAATACCACCGGCTACAGACGACTGGTGGTCGACTTCGACAAGTTGTTGGAGCAGCCGACCAGAGAGCTGAAACGGATTGCCCGACTTGCAGGCCTGCAGCAACCTGCAGACGCCGAGCTGAAGATCTATCAGGAGAGCTTTTTGGAAAGTGGCCTGCGCCACTACCAGCACACCCCGAATGATTTGAAGGCAGACCCTAACTTAGCTCGAGAGATTGCCCGAACCCATCAGTTGCTGCTGCAGCTGGCAACCGACGAGGTAGAGCCTGAAACTCCAGCCGTACGCACCCAGCTGCAAGAAACCGCGACCTGGCTAGACACTCTGGGCTCAACATATCGACTGGTAACTGAACAGAACGCCCGTATCGCCTTGGCCAACGAACACTTGGATAAGCTGCAGAAAGAAAACGCCCACTTACATCACGTGACAAAAGCGTTGGCTGAGACCCAGCAAGCACTGGTTGACACCCAGCAAGCACTGGTTGACACCCAGCAAGAACTGCATGATCTCTCCCGTGCTATTGAGGCCATCCGGCAATCCGCGTCCTGGCGTCTCACCCGCCCCATACGCGCCATCACAAGTAAGGCACGCCAATCCGGACAGCGCTTGAGAGGCTCGGCCAGACTGATGGCCAAACGGCTCTACCATAGACTGCCCGTAGAATTACGAGAACCCAGCCTACGCTTGGCCTACCGCTACTTCGGTATCTTTTTCCGTGGCATGGGTCATTACGAAACCTGGCGGATGGCCTGGAGTCCTGGTCAGACCAAACCTTTCAGCTTCATCTATAAGCGCGCGGGACTTGAAAGCACTGGCCGCTATCAATTGGAGCAGACGGCTTATCCCGTTTATTGCTATCTACCTCCACGCCGCACGCATGCAGTGGACAAGACACTGGCTGAGTTCAGCAGTAAGCCGCTGATATCCATCATAACCCCGGTGTACGGTATCGAACCCCACTATTTGCAGGCTTTGATCAGCTCAGTGGAGCAACAATGGTACCCCTATTGGGAGCTGATCCTCGTCGAGGATGCAGGCCCTAATTCTGCTACCCGTGACTTCCTGGCAAAGTTGAATGACCCACGCATCAAAGTAACTCTCTGCAAGAAGAACGGCGGCATTTCTGTGGCAAGCAACATTGCACTGGGCTTGGCCAATGGCGAGTATGTGGCCTTTCTCGATCATGACGATGAGCTGACGCCCGATGCGCTCTTCGAGCTAGTGAGCGCAATTAACCACCACAATCCTGACTTCATCTACAGCGATGAAGACAAAATCGACGATGCCGGCAATTACAGCCAACCGTTCTTCAAGCCAGATTGGTCACCCGATGCTCTCATGAGCATCATGTATACCTGCCACCTGGCTTGCATGCGCAAAAGCTTGGTAGAGGAGCTCGGCGGCTTACGCTCATGTTTCGACGGCGCCCAGGATTATGACCTTGCACTGCGCCTGACAGAACGCACTCAACGTATCCACCACATACCCAAAGTGCTGTATCACTGGCGCACATTACCCTCTTCGACGGCCAGCGGCCTGGATGCCAAGCCGTATGCCAGTGATGCCATGCGCCGGCTGAAGGAAGAAGCCTTGGTACGACGGGGCCTGAAAGGTAGTGTCGAGGACGTTGCAGAGATGCCGAGTCAATGTCGGGTCAACTACCTCCCAGTCGGCACGCCTCTCGTCTCGATCATCATCCCCAGCCGTGACAACACGACGATCCTGCAGCGCTGTGTCAACTCACTACTGCAGCAGACCCGCTATGGGCGCTTCGAAATCATCCTGATCGACAATGACTCCGCTACCCCGGAAGCGAGTCTGTATTTTGACCAGATAGTCCAGGATTCGCGGGTAACCGTGCGGCGTTACCCGCATCCGTTCAACTACTCAGCAATCAACAACTTCGGAGTGCGTGAGGCCAAAGGCGACTACCTGCTGTTTCTCAATGATGATACCGAAACGCTAGCCCCAGATTGGCTAGAGCGCATGCTGGGCTTTGCTCAGCTGGATCACATCGGTGCAGTCGGTGCAAAACTGCTGTTTCCCAAGAGCAACAGCATCCAACACTGCGGAGTGCTCAACCTCGCTGCGGGTCCCGGGCATGCATTCTATAACGCTCCAGCCGATGCACCGATCTACTTCGGCCGCAATATTCTGGAGTGGAACTGGCTCGCAGCCACTGGAGCCTGCCTTCTGGTCAAACGCAGTAAATTTGAAGCCATTGGTGGCTTCGACGAATCCTTCCCAGTTGCCTACAACGACATCGACCTATGCTGGCGCCTGCATGATCATGGCTTGAAGAACCTAGTGTGCAATGCCGCACGCCTGATTCATCACGAATCAGTCTCCCGTGGCGTTGACGACGAGGATCCACTCAAACTGAAGCGACTGGCACAAGAGCGCCGACGCCTGTACCAGAAGCACCCGGGTTATTTCATGCACGACCCCTACTTCAATCCGAACCTGCATGGCAGCAGCGTGAACTTCCTTGCCCAGAACTTCTGA
- a CDS encoding glycosyltransferase has product MSQPLLSIIVIAYDMPRQALNTLRSLSPVYQQGVTGDEYEVIVVENRSRRNMDVAAVEALPGNFRYFLRDEAGVSPAAAINFGFQQARGRFIGLMIDGARLVSPGVVQYALMAFRISADAMVVVPGYHLGEDEQQFHFSNGYTEEAEQQLLQGIDWLNNGYRLFEIACWSGANPRGFFSPFMESNCLFMSAEIFRDIGQADERFNLSGGGSLNLFLYRKTAVHPRTQSFMLAGEGSFHQLHGGVTTSEVEGRDEMLKEQNAQLCQLLGYDFRSPAVEPVILGKFRGPAMPYLITSAEMGLQRHRRFKGQVGQMFVDDFEKKCAETSIATE; this is encoded by the coding sequence GTGAGCCAGCCCCTGCTGTCCATCATTGTCATTGCATACGATATGCCGCGTCAGGCGCTGAACACTCTGCGCAGCCTGAGTCCTGTCTATCAGCAGGGCGTGACGGGCGACGAATACGAAGTGATCGTGGTCGAGAATCGCTCACGGCGGAACATGGATGTCGCTGCCGTAGAGGCGTTGCCGGGGAATTTCCGCTACTTTCTGCGCGACGAGGCAGGTGTGTCTCCCGCTGCCGCGATCAACTTCGGCTTCCAGCAGGCGCGTGGCCGCTTCATCGGCCTTATGATTGATGGCGCACGCCTGGTTAGTCCCGGTGTGGTGCAGTATGCCCTGATGGCTTTCCGTATCAGCGCCGACGCCATGGTGGTCGTGCCGGGTTATCACCTGGGTGAGGACGAGCAGCAGTTCCATTTCAGCAATGGCTACACCGAAGAGGCAGAGCAGCAACTGCTGCAGGGTATCGACTGGCTCAACAATGGCTATCGCCTGTTTGAAATTGCCTGCTGGAGTGGCGCCAATCCGCGAGGATTCTTCAGCCCGTTCATGGAAAGCAACTGCTTGTTTATGTCGGCAGAGATCTTTCGTGATATCGGTCAGGCTGATGAGCGCTTCAATCTGTCTGGTGGTGGAAGTCTCAACCTGTTTCTATACCGTAAAACAGCCGTTCATCCGCGCACCCAGAGCTTCATGCTGGCCGGTGAAGGCTCCTTTCATCAGTTGCACGGCGGCGTCACAACGTCGGAGGTCGAAGGCCGCGACGAGATGCTCAAGGAGCAGAATGCCCAGCTTTGCCAGTTGCTGGGTTACGATTTCCGCTCGCCGGCAGTGGAGCCAGTCATTCTTGGCAAATTTCGTGGCCCGGCAATGCCCTACCTGATCACGTCTGCAGAGATGGGGCTACAGCGTCACCGGCGCTTCAAGGGGCAGGTTGGCCAAATGTTCGTGGATGACTTCGAAAAGAAGTGCGCCGAGACTTCGATTGCTACCGAATAA
- a CDS encoding glycosyltransferase family 2 protein: MSIFQRIPRLSIVVIVYKMPDQAEKTLYSLSPAYQEGVSENDYEVIVVENRSDRLLGERRATQYASNVRYHLRDETTRSPVNSINFGAAQATGSHLAIMIDGARMVTPGVVRLALEAFRMSPQAAVSAPGYHIGHKLQQVAVNEGYDEKAEAKLLKSIDWPRDGYRLFDIAVLSGSCQGGFFSSNYESNFIAMSVRKWQALGGMDARYDDFGGGMANLDLYKRLLEHPGTAFYLLFGEGSFHQFHGGVTTGTLKEERDRVFEQIKEQDRQIRGDRRDPPNVRPILFGAPHPSVYRFIRYSLDKVNPQ, encoded by the coding sequence ATGTCGATTTTCCAGCGAATCCCCCGTCTTTCTATCGTAGTGATTGTCTACAAGATGCCTGACCAGGCAGAAAAAACGCTCTATTCGTTGAGTCCGGCCTATCAGGAAGGGGTCAGTGAAAATGATTATGAAGTGATAGTAGTGGAGAATCGCTCGGATCGCCTGCTCGGTGAGCGACGTGCTACTCAGTATGCGAGCAACGTGCGCTATCACCTTCGCGACGAAACAACCCGCTCGCCGGTCAACTCCATCAATTTCGGTGCCGCTCAGGCAACTGGCAGCCATCTGGCCATCATGATCGATGGTGCGCGGATGGTAACTCCGGGCGTGGTCAGGCTGGCATTGGAAGCTTTTCGCATGTCACCTCAAGCGGCTGTTTCCGCACCGGGTTATCACATTGGCCACAAGCTGCAGCAGGTCGCAGTCAACGAAGGCTACGACGAGAAAGCGGAAGCCAAGCTGCTGAAGAGTATTGACTGGCCCAGGGACGGTTATCGTTTGTTCGATATCGCGGTGCTCAGTGGCTCCTGCCAGGGCGGCTTCTTCAGCTCGAACTATGAAAGCAACTTCATCGCCATGTCCGTGCGTAAATGGCAGGCGCTGGGTGGGATGGATGCGCGCTATGACGATTTCGGCGGCGGCATGGCCAACCTCGATCTTTACAAGCGGCTCCTCGAACACCCAGGAACCGCCTTCTATCTGCTCTTTGGCGAAGGATCCTTCCACCAGTTCCATGGCGGCGTCACCACCGGCACCTTGAAGGAAGAACGTGACAGGGTGTTCGAGCAGATCAAAGAGCAAGATCGGCAGATTCGCGGTGATCGCCGGGATCCGCCAAATGTGCGTCCCATTTTGTTTGGAGCACCTCACCCCAGCGTCTATCGCTTTATCCGTTACTCCCTCGACAAGGTAAATCCACAGTGA
- a CDS encoding class I SAM-dependent methyltransferase, producing the protein MTSVYMPPSIRRFEPLHMVFSTWVDHLPFAYDLVTAIRPKLLVELGTHKGLSFFTFCQAMKEHEIDGLCYAVDTFEGDEHTDKYDESVFNMVNDHNRQNYHGFSYLMRMFFQDALKHFSEDTIELLHIDGFHTYEAVSEDFASWYPKVKPGGIILFHDVQARVQDFGAWKFWDEIRGQYETFTFNHGFGLGVLRKAGGDRSNDPELLKLLFSGQSDESAAALRAFYVHASKHLENNRKIKRLGKEPGKQVAAAS; encoded by the coding sequence ATGACCAGCGTATATATGCCCCCCTCGATTCGCCGCTTTGAACCATTGCACATGGTTTTCAGCACCTGGGTCGATCACCTTCCCTTTGCCTATGACCTGGTTACCGCTATTCGCCCGAAGCTGCTGGTTGAGCTGGGCACGCACAAGGGGCTGTCTTTCTTCACCTTCTGTCAGGCGATGAAAGAGCATGAGATCGATGGCCTGTGCTACGCCGTAGATACCTTCGAAGGTGATGAGCACACCGATAAGTACGACGAGTCGGTTTTTAATATGGTCAACGACCATAATCGGCAGAACTACCACGGCTTTTCTTATCTGATGCGCATGTTTTTTCAGGACGCCCTCAAGCATTTCAGCGAGGACACCATCGAGCTGTTGCACATCGACGGCTTCCATACCTATGAAGCGGTCAGCGAAGACTTTGCCAGTTGGTATCCCAAGGTAAAACCGGGCGGCATTATCCTGTTCCATGACGTGCAGGCGCGCGTGCAGGATTTCGGTGCATGGAAGTTCTGGGATGAAATTCGTGGCCAGTACGAGACTTTCACCTTCAATCATGGTTTCGGCCTTGGGGTGTTGCGCAAGGCTGGCGGCGATCGTAGCAATGATCCGGAACTGCTTAAGCTGCTGTTCTCTGGCCAATCGGACGAATCGGCAGCTGCTCTGCGGGCCTTCTATGTGCATGCCAGCAAGCATCTGGAGAACAATCGCAAGATCAAGCGTCTGGGCAAAGAGCCAGGCAAGCAGGTTGCGGCTGCATCCTGA